The nucleotide window TTTAGTTCATCCTTAAAGCGCTCATCTGTGATGATATTCGCATCTACAGCGATACCAACCCCCAATACAAGTGCTGCAATGCCCGGCAATGTTAATACCGCATTCATCCAATCGAAGATAAGCAAGGTCACGTAAATATACATCAACAAATTAATAACTGCGACAATCCCCGGTAGTCGATAATACACAATCATAAACAAGAAGATAAGCGCAATACCAATGATACCTGCTAGGATTGTTTTTTGTAGCGCTGTTTCCCCAAACTTCGCCCCAACAGATGTAGAATACATTTCTTCTAGCTCAACCGGAAGTGCACCAGCATTTAACAGCTTCGCCAAGTCCTTCGCTTCTTCTGGCGTAAAGTTACCTACAATGGACACTTCCGTTTGATTAAAGACTTGGTCTACACTTGCTGCGGATAGATATTTTGGTTTGGGCTTTCCTATTTCCGCTTTATAAGAATCTTTTCCTTCTTCAAAATCAAGCCAAATGACCATGAGGTTATCCGGCTTCATTGCCAATACTTTTTCTGTTACACTACGAAACTTCTCTGCACTTTTTAGTGTTAGTCCCACACTTGGACGATTTTGCTGATCGAATGTTTGCTTTGCGCCATTTTCTTTTAAATCCGAACCGTCCATAAGCAAATTATCATTTACATCACGAAACGTTAATTTTGCTTGTGTAGATAATACTTCACGTGCCTTATTTTGATCTTTAACGCCTGCTAGTTGGACGCGAATACGGTCTGTTCCTTCAATTTGAATGTTCGGTTCACTAACGCCTAGGACGTTGACACGATTTTCAAGGGCATGGACCGTGCTGACAAGCACATCACGTGTAATTTTGTCCCCTTCTTTAGCCGGCTTGACTTTATATAAAACTTCAAAGCCGCCGCGCAAATCGAGTCCGAGATTAATGTTTTGTGTAATATTCTTTGCTGTCGCACCAATCAATGCGCCCACCATTAGGACGATTAAAAAAAACGCGACAATTCTGCTGCTCCGCTTTGTCATGAGTATTGACTTCCTCCTTTTGTTATTACGAGCTGTAATTGTACATCATCAGTTGTTCTCGTATTCTTCAAAAGACCTGAGTGGTGCTTTATAGGCCTCCATTGTCAAATATGTCATATAGTCGCTTGATGAGAGCGCCAACACATCGTTGACGAGTTGATACAGCTTTACTTCTTCCGGTTGCTTCCACTTCTTGCTCATTAAGCAATCCCATATTTCTTGCGCTGTTACTTGATCATAGCCTAATAACTTAAACTCATCCGCCTTGCTTTCAAGCACAACCTGAAGCTGTTCTCGATACGCATTCACAGGATGTTCCTTCACAACCATTCAGAATCCTCCTTCATTTTTTGAGCGCTATACATATTTGCACGAGAATTTTTGAAAGGTTTTGAAAAAACCTTAGAAAAAAATGCTTGTACATATACTTGTCATGCTTGCCTTATGTATGTGCATATAGATTATTGTAAATCATTCTATGGCTTTTGAGAAGGTGGGAACGAAATGACAAAGCAGAGCTTTTTACGCGGCACACTAATTTTAATAGCCGCTGGTTTAATTACAAGGGTGCTCGGCTTTATTAATCGAATCGTAATGGCGAGAATTCTTGGTGAAGAAGGTGTTGGCTTATACATGATGGCTGTACCGACTTTTATTTTGGCCATTACTGTTACACAAATCGGGCTTCCTGTTGCGATTGCAAAGTTGGTCGCAGAAGCTGAGGCCTTACACGACAAGGTACGTGTCAAAAAGATAATTGTGGTTTCTTTAAGCATTACTTTATCACTTAGTTTTATTTTTACCATCGGCTTACTGTTCACTGCACCTATGCTATCTCAAAAGCTATTAACAGATGCTCGCACATTATATCCGCTCATTGCGATCTTGCCAGTCGTTCCAGTCATTGCTGTATCATCAGTGTTACGCGGCTATTTCCAAGGAAAACAAAATATGAAACCGAGTGCTTACGCACAAGTAATCGAACAAGTCGTTCGTATTGCACTCATCGCCTTTTGCATTAAAATCTTCCTACCGTTCGGCATTGAGTACGCTGCTGCTGGCGCCATGGTATCGGCAGCAGCAGGAGAACTTGTTTCACTTTTATATATGCTGATTATCTTTCAGAAACAAAAAACATTTTCAATACGCCATCGCTTTTTTACGACCGTGAAAGCAGGAAAAGACACCTTGCATTCCCTAATGGGTATCGCCTTACCGACAACAGGTAGTCGAATTATCGGTTCTCTTTCTTATTTTTTAGAGCCCATCGCTGTCACACAAAGCTTAGCTATTGCTGGTGTGACAGCCGCAGTAGCTACTAGGCAGTATGGGGAATTGACCGGGTATGCATTGCCACTATTGTTTCTACCATCTTTTATCACCTACGCTTTATCAACATCACTTGTTCCTTCTGTGAGTGAAGCTGTTGCAAAAAAACAGCCACATCTCGTTGAATATCGTCTACAACAAGCTCTTCGCCTCTCGTTTATATCAGGAGGGTGGTCGGTTGTAATCTTATATATTTTTGCCTCTCCTATTTTGACGCTGATGTATGGAACAGATCATGCTGCACCATTCATAAAACTACTGGCACCTTGTTTTATTTTTTATTACTTTCAAGGTCCTCTCACCTCCATGTTGCAGGCGTTAGACTTAGCAAAAGCAGCCATGTTAAACAGCATAGTCGGATCGGCAGTAAAAATTGCAGGTATCTTCTTGCTCGCTTCAAGAAGTGAATTTCAAATTATGGGCGTGGCACTTGCGATTGCTGCTGGTCTTGTGACTGTAACCTTGCTGCATTATGCGACTGTCTTGAAGAAAATCACATTTACGATCTATGCTCGTGACTATCTGTTGGGAGGCGCGGCAATCCTGATTGCCGGAGTAGCAGGACGCGTATTAGAGACACATCCGATGTTTTCTTCACTTGGGTGGCAAACGCTATTTTCTATTACAGCTATCACGCTTTTGTATATGGTTTTACTGCTTGCACTTGGATTGATTCGTAAAGAAGAGCTTGCTCGTATTCCTTTGCTACATAAACTCATGCGAAAATAACACAGCCGTCACGGCTGTGTTATTCGTCTTTTAGATCTACAAACAATTCATCGTTTTGTACCGTACAATACGAAATTTGTGAAATATCCTTATACCCCTGCTCGCGAAGCTGTTGACGTAACCATAAGTTTGTTTTCCCTATTTCCTCTAGATGTTCATCTTGGATTGTACCATCAATAATCAGCGGCAGTGCGAATACAGCTTTTGCATTCGCTTCACCTTGTGGTTGTTTCTCAAACACCGACAATTTTCCAGAAGGTTCCAAAATGGCATACTCCACATCTCGGATGTCGCCAATATCCTTTTCTCGTAGCTGCATAAGTAAATCATCAAAATTATAACGCTGTTTTCGCATTTGTACTTCATCCACTTTTCCGCCGCGAATTAAAATAGACGGTTCTCCATCCAACAGTTTGCGTGCTTTTTGACTTTTAAGAGATAGAAAAGCTAACGCAATTTGTAGCACCATAAGGAGAATCATTGGTGTAAGCTGATGCACGATTGGCTTATCTGGTGTTTCAATTGCAACGACGGCCAGTTCGCTCAACATTAAAAAAACAACCAAATCGAGGACATTGAGTTCGCCGATTTCCCGTTTGCCCATTAAACGAAAAATAATAATAATTACACCATACAATACGACTGTACGTATAGCAATCTCTAATAAGTCCACCGAGATCCCTCCGTAAATACAAATATACCTGTACTATAATGCCCGTTTTCACATAAAACTATCACCTTACTTGGTAAGTAAAAATGGAGATAAGGAGCAGATGTCCTTCGCTTTACGATCCAACTGCGTAGCAAATCATACGCAAACACGGAAGTTTATTTCTACTTCTCTAGTCTAACTTGTACATTACAGAAATATGCTTGTATTAAGGAGGGGATAAAATGTCCGGAACGAAAAAACTGTCCACTGCTCTTCTGTTTGGTCTTAGTACAGTCCTTGTGCTTGCGGCTATCGCGAGCTTCGGGATTGCATTGCTTGCAAAGCTCACGAATATAAGTGATTCTTCTCTCGTTGTTATCATTTTTATACTCGCCATCATTTCTATGCTTGCTTCCGGCTTTGTGTCGGGCATGAAAGCAAAAATGAAGGGATGGCTCGCAGGCGGCGCAACAGGTATTTTCTTTTCTTTACTTGTATTTCTCATTAACTATTTAGGCTATTCCCAAGGCCTCTCAAAGGAAAGCATGGTATACCATCTAGGACTTATTGCAGCGAGTACAATTGGCGGTATCTTCGGTGTGAATACTGCCAATAAAAACTAAAAAGACTTGGCATATGCCAAGTCTTTTTAGTTTGTTGCTGCTTCTTTCTTAGCCGTTACTTCACGAACAGCGTTGCGCTCAAATGTTAAATGAGAGCCATCACCTGTTTTAATTACAACTGTTGTATCCGAAACAGAGTCAATTACACCGTGCAAGCCACCAATTGTAATAATACGATCACCTTTTTGCAGCCCGCTTTGCATAGTAGCAACTGCTTTTTGGCGTTTTTGTTGCGGACGAATCAGCAAAAAGTAAAATACTGCAAACATAAGAACCAATGGTAACACTTGTGTCACTAAAGCATTCATGAGTATACCTCCTTATCTATTTAGAAATTCTTGGCGTTCGGTTTGTTAAAGCCATATTGCTCAAAAAACTCCTCACGGAAATCACCGAGACGATCTTCACGAATGGCCTGACGAACCTGCTCCATTAATTTTAACAGAAAATGCAGGTTATGATAAGATGTTAAGCGAATTCCGAATGTTTCGTCACATTTTAACAAGTGGCGAATGTAAGCACGTGAATAGTTTTTACATGTATAGCAATCACACTTTGGATCTAGCGGTCCAAAATCTCTTGCATACTTCGCATTTTTGATGACTACACGTCCCTCGCTTGTCATACATGTACCATTTCTTGCGATACGTGTGGGCAATACACAATCGAACATATCAATACCACGAATTGCACCGTCAATCAAAGAATCAGGTGAGCCTACTCCCATTAAATAACGCGGCTTATTCGTAGGTAACCAAGGTGTTGTGAAATCCAGCACGCGATTCATTACGTCCTTCGGTTCTCCCACTGATAATCCACCAACTGCATAGCCTGGGAAATCCATAGATACCAAATCCTGCGCGCTTTGACGACGTAAATCCTCGTATTCACCGCCTTGTACAATTCCAAACAGCCCTTGATCCTGCGGTCGTTGATGCGCCTTTAAGCAACGCTCTGCCCAGCGGCTCGTCCGCTCAACGGAACGCTTCATATAGTCGTACTCGGCCGGATATGGGGGACACTCATCAAATGCCATCATAATGTCAGAACCAAGCGCATTTTGAATCTCCATTGCCTTTTCAGGAGAAAGAAACAACTTATCACCATTTAAATGGTTACGGAAGTGAACGCCTTCTTCTTCAATGCGACGAAATTCACTCAAACTGAATACCTGGAAACCACCCGAATCTGTTAAGATTGCGCGATCCCAATTCATAAATTTATGAAGACCACCTGCTTCACGAACAATTTCATGACCTGGACGAAGCCATAGGTGATACGTGTTACTTAAAATGATTCCTGCATCCATCGCTTTTAGTTCTTCTGGTGCCATCGTTTTTACCGTTGCTAAAGTCCCAACCGGCATAAATACCGGTGTTTCAAAGGAACCATGCGGCGTATGAACGCGACCAAGGCGCGCACCTGTTTGCTTACAAGTTTTAATTAATTCATATGTGATTGCCATAAGAGAAACTCCTTTCTTACGCTGCTTATAAAATCAGCATTGCATCTCCAAAGCTGAAGAAGCGATATTTTTCACGAACTGCTTCATTGTAGGCATGAAGTACATGTTCTCTTCCAGCTAAAGCACTAACAAGCATAATTAACGTAGACTTTGGCAAGTGGAAATTCGTAATCATACCGTCAATGGCTTTAAAGGTATACCCAGGATAGATAAAGATACTCGTCCAGCCTGATGCAGCTTGAAATGTACCATCTTGCGCTGCAATAGTTTCAAGTGTACGTGTTGATGTAGTTCCAACTGTGATGATGCGACCGCCTTTTTCTCTTGTGCGATTCAATAAAGCAGCCGTCTCTTCAGACATGTAATAATATTCCGCGTGCATATCATGCTCTTCAATATTATCGACTGAAACCGGTCTGAATGTACCAAGGCCTACATGCAAAGTAATAAAAGCAATATGTACACCCTTTGCACGAAGCTCGTCTAAAATAGCATTTGTAAAGTGCAAACCAGCAGTTGGTGCGGCAGCAGAACCAACTTCACGAGCAAATACGGTTTGATATCGATTACGATCATCTAATGTCTCTTTAATATACGGAGGCAGTGGCATTTCACCGAGCTCGTCCAAAATTTCATAAAAAATACCCTCGTAGAAAAACTTCAGCTTGCGTCCGCCTTGTTCACTTATACCAATGCACTCTGCACGGAGCTTGCCTTCACCAAAGGAAAGAACAGTTCCTTCCTTCACCCGTTTTGCCGGTTTTACAAGCGTTTCCCAGCAATCATTCTCTTCTTGCTTTAAAAGTAGCACTTCAATATGAGCACCCGTATCATCTTTTATCCCATGCAAACGTGCAGGCATCACCTTCGTTTCATTTAAAACGAGTGTATCCCCCGCTTTAAAATAAGAGGTAATATCGTAAAAATACTTATGAGAAATTTCTCCCGTTTCACGGTTTAACACCATCAATCTGGAACTTTCTCGGTTTTCAAGGGGAGTTTGTGCAATTAACTCCTCTGGCAAATGAAAATCAAAGTCATTAATGTTCATAATTTCACCTGTTTCATTTCTCATGTAAATTTAACTGCTGTTTAGTCAACTTAATTCTATCGAAACTTGCTTAATATATACAAAATGAGAGATATCACAACACTGAGAACAATTGAAGTTACAATTGGAAAGTAAAAGGTTACATTACCTTTTTTAATGAAAATATCACCTGGAATCTTACCAATAAAACGCCACAATAAGCCTATGACAATAAAGACAATACCTACTGTTAGAAACAGCTTTGACATGTCCATTATTGCGGCGCCACTATTCTGAAATGTTGATACGCAAGCGGCGTTGCAATACGGCCGCGTGGTGTACGTTGCAAAAAGCCTATTTGCAATAAATACGGTTCGTATACATCTTCAATTGTATGGGCTTCTTCCCCGATGGTCGCCGCGACGGTTTCTAGGCCAACGGGGCCGCCTCGGAATTTTTCAATGATCCCGAGCATGAGCTTATGATCAATATGATCGAGACCAAGACGGTCGACCTGAAGCAACTCAAGTGCTGTACGCGTAATATCAATTGTGATTGTTCCATTTCCGCGTACCTGCGCAAAGTCGCGAACGCGTCGCAACAAGCGGTTTGCAATACGAGGTGTTCCGCGTGCACGTCTCGCGATTTCAACTGCTGCATTAGGATCGATTTCAACTGCAAATACGTCGGCCGTCCTCGTCACAATATCTGAAAGCTGATCAGTTTCGTAATATTCCAAACGCGACAGCACACCAAAGCGATCGCGCAGCGGTGCCGAAAGTGCACCAGCTCGCGTAGTGGCACCAACAAGCGTAAAAGGTGGCAAATCCAATCGAACCGACTTAGCAGTAGGTCCTTTCCCAATTACAATATCTAAACAAAAATCTTCCATTGCCGGATACAGCACTTCCTCTACTGACCGCGGCAAACGATGAATTTCATCAATAAACAGCACATCCCCAGGCTGCAAAGCTGTGAGCACGGCTGCCAAGTCCCCCGCACGCTCAATGGCAGGACCGGAGGTAGTTCGAAGATTCACTCCCATTTCATTGGCAATAATCGCTGCTAATGTAGTTTTTCCAAGCCCTGGTGGTCCATATAAAAGCACATGATCTAGAGTTTCTTCTCTAAGCTTAGCTGCTTCTATAAAAATCTCGAGATTATGTTTTACTTTCTCCTGACCGATGTACTGCCGCAATGTTTGCGGACGGAGTGAATACTCAAAATCCACGTCCTCGTATATCGTTTCTCCCGAAACAAGACGTTCATCCATGCTACTCACCTCTTACCGTTTAATAGAAGCTGCAACGCCTTTTTAATGTATTGGTCGGTAGATAAGGCTTCTTTAATAAGCTCAGGTACAACACGAGCAACTTCTCTTTCTGCATAACCAAGAGCCTTTAAGGCCTCAAGTGCTTCATCCAATTCTACGGATACACTCCCAGACTTTTCAAATGCATCCGGCGCAGAAAATAAATCAGGCAAAGCATCCGGCACAAGGTCATTCAGCTTGCCTTTTAAATCTAAAATCATTTGTCGCGCTGTCTTTTTCCCCACCCCAGGAAATTTAACCAAAAACTTCTCATCTTCTTGCTCGACAGCCTGTACAACTTGTTTCGTTTGTCCCGCCGCTAAAATAGCAAGCGCTCCCTTCGGCCCAATCCCAGACACACTAATTAATTTCATAAATAGTGCACGCTCTTCCCTCGATTGAAATCCATATAGCGCAAGAACATCTTCTCTTACATATTGATATGTATACACGCGAATTTGTTGTTCGCTTTTACGGAACATATAAGGGTTAGGTGTTAATAACTGATAACCAATTCCATTATGGTCCAAAACAATATATTCTGGTCCTACAAACTCAACACTACCTGTGATATATTCAAACAACCTAAGCTCTCTCCCTTTTTAATCATGTATTCCATTCTACCACAATGAAGCCGTACAAAAAAGAATGAGACTAGCCTCGGCTAGTCCTTTTTCACAGAATAGGGTTTCATCATGTCGATTACTTCTTCATACTGCTGTTTAGATTTGACACGAATACCACGTTCTAATTTCTCTCTTTGATAGCTTTTCAGCTTCTCCATATCAATCTGAAAAAACGAGTGAATAGCATTTTTTTCATCAGGGATGCCTTTAAAAATCTGTAAAATACCTTCCTTGGAAACGCCAAAATAACCGCTTGTTTTAAGTAAAGGAGATATATCATTTACACGCTTTTGCAGTACAATTTGTACGTCATCTCGATCTACTAATTGCCAATTTTTATAGCGGCGCAATGAATCTTCGAGACTCACCGTATCTACGCGAAACATCTCTTCGCTTACTTCCCCATCCAAATACGTGCGCTGTAAGATAATAGTTACAGTAGGTTTCTTAGTCGGTCCAACCATGTCGTTCGGAATTTTTGCTTCATACGAAGTAGGAATTGATAAGCCTATAAAAGAGCAACACACAAACGCGGTTAAGATTACCTTCACTAGGAAGCTCATCGCCTTCACCTCTTTGCACATGGTAACTTCTGTTAGATAGGCTTCCCTAAAAACTAGAAATTATCCTTACATCTAGCAGAATTTGCAAAGTAGGAATTATATGTTAGGAACTTATTTGCCCTCTATCTCCCATAGTACGCCTAGGATTTCTTGTTTGAAGACATGCATTTTCTCCTTTTCCGCTCGAAAATACAATGTTCGTACAAATGTTTTCATATTTTGAAGAACCACTCCATTTTGTGGTCTATACGCCTTAAAGTCAACTAGTGTATATAACCAATTTCTCCATTCTTCCGCCGATAATACCTGTTGTTCATATACTGCAAATATAGCGCTTGCTAATCGTTCATCTTCAAGGTCTGTATATACATAATCCTGCTTTGCTATCATATGATGAGCTGCCTTCAGTAATTCTAATGCAAACCACTGCTCAGGCAATGAACGTGCTAATGCATGAAGTGCATCCGCAGCATGGGCCGTTGCATGGGCCCATCCTTTGCCTTCTACATATCCCCGGACATCTTTTTCAAGGTATATATATTCCAACACCTGTTCAGCTACACTATATAATTGTTCCTGTGAAAGAAACGGCTTTTTTTCGTGAATAGACAATATCAGCGGGGGTATGAGTACAGAAAATGCTCGTTTAAATACAGAATCTGTTTCTTTTTCTCCGATTCCATAAAATAGATAATCTTCACTTAATGTTTGAAGTAGTAAACCGCGCAGCTCTTTGTCACGAAATACGCCATTTTTAATCCATTTAGCCAACGTACTATAAATAAGCTCGTCGCGCAATTCAGCATCAGTCGAGCCTATGAAATCAAGCATCCATTGCGCATATGGGTATGCATCTACATCTTCCGGTACATCATAATGATTTTTCTGAATAGCCTGTAGCTCTCTTTTTAACTCCTGTTCGTTTGTCATATGTATTCATCCCCTCTACACTTCTTATTTATTATTGTATCATGTCTTTACACGAAAAAGGGAGAAGCACCCTGCTTCTCCCTTTTTACCTTCTTTCGCTTTTCTTAGCGCGTCATACGATTGTAATCGGAACGTACAGAACGGAACATATCTTCTAAATCTTTGTTCATGTCGTTTGTCATCGTTCCATCACGCAAATTGGTGTTCATTTTATTTACGCGGTTATACATACTTTCGTTCACCGCAACTTGTAAATTCCTTCCTTTTGTATATGGCATCGCTACTTGACGGATTTTATCTTTGAGCTTACCTTCACTCATTGTTCCATCAGATTTAACAGCAACTAATACATCATTTCCATATACAACAGTTGAGACACGATCTACTTCATTTAATCGTTTGACACGATTGGTAATTTTTTCAGAAGTTGCGCCGTCTCCATTTGTATAGTATCCATTCATAGTAACGTTGCGTGTAGGATAAGAATTATCAAGGTGACTGTGGAAATTGCGGTCACCATAGTAATTATATCCCACTTTCTCTTTGTTTTTATGAATGTCTTGGTTAATCTTTGTATACTTTACGTTGCCGTAATGATCTGTTTTTGG belongs to Ectobacillus sp. JY-23 and includes:
- a CDS encoding post-transcriptional regulator is translated as MVVKEHPVNAYREQLQVVLESKADEFKLLGYDQVTAQEIWDCLMSKKWKQPEEVKLYQLVNDVLALSSSDYMTYLTMEAYKAPLRSFEEYENN
- the spoVB gene encoding stage V sporulation protein B, which translates into the protein MTKQSFLRGTLILIAAGLITRVLGFINRIVMARILGEEGVGLYMMAVPTFILAITVTQIGLPVAIAKLVAEAEALHDKVRVKKIIVVSLSITLSLSFIFTIGLLFTAPMLSQKLLTDARTLYPLIAILPVVPVIAVSSVLRGYFQGKQNMKPSAYAQVIEQVVRIALIAFCIKIFLPFGIEYAAAGAMVSAAAGELVSLLYMLIIFQKQKTFSIRHRFFTTVKAGKDTLHSLMGIALPTTGSRIIGSLSYFLEPIAVTQSLAIAGVTAAVATRQYGELTGYALPLLFLPSFITYALSTSLVPSVSEAVAKKQPHLVEYRLQQALRLSFISGGWSVVILYIFASPILTLMYGTDHAAPFIKLLAPCFIFYYFQGPLTSMLQALDLAKAAMLNSIVGSAVKIAGIFLLASRSEFQIMGVALAIAAGLVTVTLLHYATVLKKITFTIYARDYLLGGAAILIAGVAGRVLETHPMFSSLGWQTLFSITAITLLYMVLLLALGLIRKEELARIPLLHKLMRK
- a CDS encoding DUF421 domain-containing protein translates to MDLLEIAIRTVVLYGVIIIIFRLMGKREIGELNVLDLVVFLMLSELAVVAIETPDKPIVHQLTPMILLMVLQIALAFLSLKSQKARKLLDGEPSILIRGGKVDEVQMRKQRYNFDDLLMQLREKDIGDIRDVEYAILEPSGKLSVFEKQPQGEANAKAVFALPLIIDGTIQDEHLEEIGKTNLWLRQQLREQGYKDISQISYCTVQNDELFVDLKDE
- a CDS encoding TIGR04086 family membrane protein, translating into MSGTKKLSTALLFGLSTVLVLAAIASFGIALLAKLTNISDSSLVVIIFILAIISMLASGFVSGMKAKMKGWLAGGATGIFFSLLVFLINYLGYSQGLSKESMVYHLGLIAASTIGGIFGVNTANKN
- the yajC gene encoding preprotein translocase subunit YajC, yielding MNALVTQVLPLVLMFAVFYFLLIRPQQKRQKAVATMQSGLQKGDRIITIGGLHGVIDSVSDTTVVIKTGDGSHLTFERNAVREVTAKKEAATN
- the tgt gene encoding tRNA guanosine(34) transglycosylase Tgt, with translation MAITYELIKTCKQTGARLGRVHTPHGSFETPVFMPVGTLATVKTMAPEELKAMDAGIILSNTYHLWLRPGHEIVREAGGLHKFMNWDRAILTDSGGFQVFSLSEFRRIEEEGVHFRNHLNGDKLFLSPEKAMEIQNALGSDIMMAFDECPPYPAEYDYMKRSVERTSRWAERCLKAHQRPQDQGLFGIVQGGEYEDLRRQSAQDLVSMDFPGYAVGGLSVGEPKDVMNRVLDFTTPWLPTNKPRYLMGVGSPDSLIDGAIRGIDMFDCVLPTRIARNGTCMTSEGRVVIKNAKYARDFGPLDPKCDCYTCKNYSRAYIRHLLKCDETFGIRLTSYHNLHFLLKLMEQVRQAIREDRLGDFREEFFEQYGFNKPNAKNF
- the queA gene encoding tRNA preQ1(34) S-adenosylmethionine ribosyltransferase-isomerase QueA, encoding MNINDFDFHLPEELIAQTPLENRESSRLMVLNRETGEISHKYFYDITSYFKAGDTLVLNETKVMPARLHGIKDDTGAHIEVLLLKQEENDCWETLVKPAKRVKEGTVLSFGEGKLRAECIGISEQGGRKLKFFYEGIFYEILDELGEMPLPPYIKETLDDRNRYQTVFAREVGSAAAPTAGLHFTNAILDELRAKGVHIAFITLHVGLGTFRPVSVDNIEEHDMHAEYYYMSEETAALLNRTREKGGRIITVGTTSTRTLETIAAQDGTFQAASGWTSIFIYPGYTFKAIDGMITNFHLPKSTLIMLVSALAGREHVLHAYNEAVREKYRFFSFGDAMLIL
- a CDS encoding DUF2905 domain-containing protein, coding for MMDMSKLFLTVGIVFIVIGLLWRFIGKIPGDIFIKKGNVTFYFPIVTSIVLSVVISLILYILSKFR
- the ruvB gene encoding Holliday junction branch migration DNA helicase RuvB, coding for MDERLVSGETIYEDVDFEYSLRPQTLRQYIGQEKVKHNLEIFIEAAKLREETLDHVLLYGPPGLGKTTLAAIIANEMGVNLRTTSGPAIERAGDLAAVLTALQPGDVLFIDEIHRLPRSVEEVLYPAMEDFCLDIVIGKGPTAKSVRLDLPPFTLVGATTRAGALSAPLRDRFGVLSRLEYYETDQLSDIVTRTADVFAVEIDPNAAVEIARRARGTPRIANRLLRRVRDFAQVRGNGTITIDITRTALELLQVDRLGLDHIDHKLMLGIIEKFRGGPVGLETVAATIGEEAHTIEDVYEPYLLQIGFLQRTPRGRIATPLAYQHFRIVAPQ
- the ruvA gene encoding Holliday junction branch migration protein RuvA; amino-acid sequence: MFEYITGSVEFVGPEYIVLDHNGIGYQLLTPNPYMFRKSEQQIRVYTYQYVREDVLALYGFQSREERALFMKLISVSGIGPKGALAILAAGQTKQVVQAVEQEDEKFLVKFPGVGKKTARQMILDLKGKLNDLVPDALPDLFSAPDAFEKSGSVSVELDEALEALKALGYAEREVARVVPELIKEALSTDQYIKKALQLLLNGKR
- a CDS encoding BofC C-terminal domain-containing protein, whose protein sequence is MSFLVKVILTAFVCCSFIGLSIPTSYEAKIPNDMVGPTKKPTVTIILQRTYLDGEVSEEMFRVDTVSLEDSLRRYKNWQLVDRDDVQIVLQKRVNDISPLLKTSGYFGVSKEGILQIFKGIPDEKNAIHSFFQIDMEKLKSYQREKLERGIRVKSKQQYEEVIDMMKPYSVKKD
- a CDS encoding DUF2785 domain-containing protein — translated: MTNEQELKRELQAIQKNHYDVPEDVDAYPYAQWMLDFIGSTDAELRDELIYSTLAKWIKNGVFRDKELRGLLLQTLSEDYLFYGIGEKETDSVFKRAFSVLIPPLILSIHEKKPFLSQEQLYSVAEQVLEYIYLEKDVRGYVEGKGWAHATAHAADALHALARSLPEQWFALELLKAAHHMIAKQDYVYTDLEDERLASAIFAVYEQQVLSAEEWRNWLYTLVDFKAYRPQNGVVLQNMKTFVRTLYFRAEKEKMHVFKQEILGVLWEIEGK
- a CDS encoding YhcN/YlaJ family sporulation lipoprotein, whose protein sequence is MNKKLKIVATSLLAVGVLAACNTDKKDTAMERYKEQTADDFAYERTSYYGFGDYPNSYGYGPRPASITDRYSDLNMNRVAYREPKTDHYGNVKYTKINQDIHKNKEKVGYNYYGDRNFHSHLDNSYPTRNVTMNGYYTNGDGATSEKITNRVKRLNEVDRVSTVVYGNDVLVAVKSDGTMSEGKLKDKIRQVAMPYTKGRNLQVAVNESMYNRVNKMNTNLRDGTMTNDMNKDLEDMFRSVRSDYNRMTR